Below is a genomic region from Henckelia pumila isolate YLH828 chromosome 3, ASM3356847v2, whole genome shotgun sequence.
GGTACGTGATCAGGAGAAAAAAAAGTTTCTCAATTCTTTTCGGGACGGAATTTGGATAGAGGGTTTACGGGACGGGTCTcgaccctattccacccctaCTTATTACTAGACCAAAAGATTCGAACAGTCGTAGTCTATTGCAGTTTAATTTATGTACATGGAAGATCTAACATTTAAATCTAAAAGAAAAGGACAAGTTGATTTATAATccccagatcgtctaattcaaatggAACGAATCGtacggctcaatatgaatgcatatgaaaaactaaaacattaaatcatgtaGTTCAAATAATTTACAaagacatgcaagtatgtgatttctctaggacactcgaatcaatccggattcgagttaatcgtcctattctatccaatgtcgtcttatacctatTTCTCGATTCGAAGTAGCTGAAATCCGGCAAGTCTCGATAAAGCTACAATAACAAGAATTCCAATCAAAAGACATACAACTCAACTCCAAGAATGAGATcgactcgataccaaacctcgatcagtTCTTCGACGATTCGAAATCTGCCAATTCTGAACTCCACGATCTTAAATTAAATCTGAACGGAGATAAAACAATCCAAATATCAAACTATTCAATTCAAAACCATTCAAAAACTTAATTCCAATtcctaaaatccaaaaatctcaaaccaacggcataacgactataaattcaactatccGAAATCACAGACAGCAATAGAACGATCCAATACAACTCCCAACATTAATAATTCATCTAAAACAacaaattccaacaaatctaaaaacccaaggttttgaattatgcctataaaatcaaaacaaatccaaacgacattctttttccgatccgacttcgaataaacgatctatgctagctcgaTCACGTTATATccgaatataaattaattttgacaaCATCCCAAAATCAAAGTATACTgtatcgaagaaaaacttacggtacaATGGAACTCTCTCAACCGTGACCGCGAATATACCTTCAGATTGaatttctatcggacggatcgagctccaAATGAAATCTCAAAGCTTGGAGAGGCGTTTCAGTGGAGGTTTAGGTCGAGAGGAAGGAGGAGGGAGGAAGGAGAAGAATAAAGACCAAGTCAAGGCCaagaatatatattaaatcccatttttgcactttggcccctgaattatccaaaaattgcaattcagtcccttatcgaatatcaattaaatcctcaaattTCTTAATATCCGATTATCAATCTTAGTTTCCTAAAATCTCGGTTAGGCTAATTTTGGGACGTTACATATAACAGCAAGATTGACTCCtaaaatgaaatataagtaaAAACAAAAAGATGACTAAGTAATCAATAGCCAGTTCAGCAAAATGAGCTAGATGATAGGACGGTCCCGCCTTGGGCACTCAGGGGTAGTATTTTTTCAAGTACTGGGCAATCCATGGTCTTTTCCCTTTCTTCCCTTGGACATCCTCCAAGTAATAGGCAGCTACCCCTGCTTTCCCTATCACTCTGAACGGCCCTTCATATTTGGCATCCAGCTTCCCTCTTTCCCCTTGGTGTTGGATTTTTCAAATAACTAAGTCTTCTTCTTGAAATACCCAGGGATGGACTCTCTTATTATAGGCTCGAGTCATTCTTTTGCGGTAAGCTGCTAGTCTTATTGCTGCTCGGGCTCTTTTTCCTCCACCAAGTCAATATCCCTTGCCCTTAATCCTTGATTGTTTTCCCCATAAGCTATTATCCGAGAACTCTCATGTCcgatttttgcaaaaaggagaGCTTCAGTCCCATATACCATGTTGAATGGGGTTTCGTCTGTCTCGAACCGAGATGTGGTCCGATAAGACCATATGATAGACGAAAGTTCATCCACCCACTTTCCTTTAGTTGTATCCAATCGCGCCTTAAGTGCTTGGACTATTGTTCTATTAGTGACTTATACTTGTCCATTCCCTTGTGGATAAGCTACAGACATGAAGACTTGTTCAATCTTCATCTCCTTACATCATGCCTGAACCTTGGATCCACAAAATTGTCTCCCATTATCAGATATTAATCGAGTGGAATCCCAAACCGATACACgatattttccaaaaaaacCCCAGCACTTCATTTTCCGTAATTTTGGCTAGTGGATCTGCTTCCACCCACTTGGAGAAATAATCAACTGCTACTAGTAAGAACTTCCTATGTCCAGTGCTGATAGGGAATGACCCTACAATGTCCATTCTCCATTGATCAAAAGGAAAAGTAGCCACGACTACCTTCATAAATTCTGCAGGTCTCCATTATAAATTAGCATGTCTTTGACAATTATAACACAAACTAACTAAGGCAGAGGCGTATTTCCGCATGGTGGGCCAAAAGAAACCAGCTAAAAGAGCTTTTCTAGCCAAAACAATGATGCATAAGTGACTTCCACAACAACCCTCATGAATTTCCCGTAATACGTAATTTTCCTTGTCCGGACCTCAGCATTCAGAAAAAGATATCTTAAAAAGGATTCGATCAATCATGATGAAGCACATGGATCTCTATTAATTTCCTTGGCCTTCATGTTGTCGCTTGGGAGCTCTTTCTTAGTCAAATATTTATGTATGTCATTCCTTCAATCTTTCTCTAGTACTTCCGCAATGATATCATCCAAAATCTCCAGCTGAGAGATCAATTCCCGACCTAAAAACATTGGATCGGGACACTCCCCCAGGGCACTAGCCAAGCGAGCCAAGTGATCTGTTTTCCCATTATCTGTATGCGGGATGAGATCCATAGTTAGCTCGGCAAACTCGTCCTTGACTTTCTCTAATTCTCTATCATATCTTAACATCCTCTTACCCTTGACTTCGAACTTCCCATTTCTTTGATGTATGGCTAGTTGGGAATCTGAATAAAGCACGACCCCAAAAATACCCAAATTTCGAGCAGCCTTGAGCCCGAGTAAGAAGGCTTCATATTCCGCTTCATTATTGAAAGTCCGAAAATCCAATTTAATTGAGATATTGGTCTCATCGTCCCAAGGAAAAATTATCATTATTCCGACTCCACTTCTTGTTTAACATGATGAGCCATCTACAAAGATTTTCCATTGTTCTTCCTGTTCCAGCTGAACGGTATCTGCCAAGAAGTCAGCTAAAGCCTGATTTTTTATGGTTGTGTGGGGTTCAACATGAATATCATATTCACTCAATTCGGTGATACACTTGATATGTTTCCCGACGTATTCGGATTGGCCGCAATTTTTTTCAAAGCACTGTTAGTGAGAACAAAGATGAGATGTGATAAGAAGTAAGGCCTTTACTTTCTCGTTGTAATGACCAAGGCCAAGGCCAAATTTTCTTGAGTTAGATAATTGTCTGCTCCTTTCAAAGCATGTCTAACAAAGTAGATGGGATGATGGTTCATTCCATCTCTTCGGACTAGGACCGAGTTGGCAGTCCGATGTGTAACAGCTAGGTAAACAAACAGCTCTTCTCTCGGGATAGGTTTGTTCAACATGGGTAGTTCCTTCAAATAGGCTTTCACATCCTGTAAGGCCTTCTCACTCTGTTCCTCCCATTCAAAATTCTTTGTTTTCTGAAGtgctttgaaaaaaaaaactcttatcTGCTAATTTGCTTATAAACCGAGCCAATGCAGCAATTCTTCCAGCCAGTTTTTGCACTTCTTGAATATTCCTAGGAGACCCCATAGAAATAATGGCTTGGAGTTTATCGAGATTGGCTTCAATCCCTATTCTCGTGAAAATGTAGCCTAAGAACTTTCCAGCTCGGACTATAAAGGTGCAATTGCTTGGGTTCAACTTTAATCGATAGTCCCTCAAAGTTTGTAAATTTTGGCTCAGGTCGGTATGAACTGGTCGGCAGCTCTACTTTTGATCAAGATATGATCCACATGAACCTCGATGTTTTTCCCTATTTGTTGTTTGAACACCTTATCCATTAACCTCTGGTAGGTAGCCCCAACGTTTTTGAGGCCAAATGGCATTACCACATAGCAATTGGTTCCTGTTGGAGTGAAAAAACTCACCTTGTCCTGGTCTTCCCTTGCAAGGAAAGTTTGGTGATACCCTTGGTACGCATCCAAAAACATAGTAACTCATGCCCGGCAGTTGAGTCAACAAGTTGATCGATTATGGGCAAGGGATAACAATCTTTATGACATGCCTTATTCAGGTCCCGAAAATCCACACATATACACCATTTTCCCAAGGACTTAAGAACCAAAACTATATTAGATAACCAATTCAGGAAGTGAATttcttaaatattttcggccTTCTGTAGCTCTTCCACTTTCTCTTGGATTACATCTTTTTTGGGTCCAAAGTGATGTTTCTTTTGGATAATAGGGCGGTATTCTTTCATGATGTTCAACTTATGTTCCATTATTTATCTTCTTACTCCCATGAGGTCCGATACTGACCATGCAAATACATCCTTATTTTCCATCAAACACTTTACCAACTGTTCTTTAAGTGATATTTCAAGTGTCCGAGCAATATTTACAAACCCAATTGGAGGAAAAATCATCCTCGGTGATGACAAAGGTATCTTCTTCTACTAGATTAGCATGTTCCCGTCCAGCGATTCAGGTCGATCAATAGTATCAGTCCTAGCCACTTTCTGTTCTATCCGAACTTCCTCTACATAACATTTGTGAGTAATTATTTGGTCCCCCTGAACTTCGCCGACCTCACTACCCActggaaattttattttctagtgCAGTGCTGAGGATTGCGAGCAATTATTTGGTCCCCCTGCACTTCGTCGACCTCAGTACCTACTGGGAattttttttctggtgcagGGCTGAGGCCACAACCATGAAAGTGGTCATGGCCGATCATCCTAATATGGCATTGTAAGCTGACAGTGCATCCACAACAATGACAATCCGGATCTTTCGAGTGTGAGCTCTTCCCAAATTCAATGGTAAATTGATCATCCCTGCAAGATGGATCGCGTGCCCGGTAAACCCAAATAGCGAGGTCATTACTGGTTCTCTCTTATATTTTCCCACGTTCATATGATTTATTTCTTCTTGGAAAAGAAATTTAACGAAACTTCCCGAATCTACAAATATTCGAGCCACATCATAATTTTCCACCATGGCTCTGATAACTAACGCATCGTTGTGACTATCAGGTACTCCCTTCAAATCTTCTGGCGCAAAAGAAGATGGTCAGGCTGGTATAGACCACTTGATTAATGATCTCCATATTTAACAATTTTCGATTACTGGTTTTTCTCGCTCCATTGGAGTCTCTATCCGTTGGTCCCCCGAAAATCATATTGATAACTCACATTGCAGGCGAAGTTGGTCCTTGATCATTCTTGGTCTAATTTTGGTTTGGGCCTCCCATCCCGTTATCTCTTGCCCAGACGATATCTTCCTTGTTGGGAaagtatgttctttatctcggGATCTTGTTGACTATCCTCTCGATGTCCTGATCCAATTGgcgacaattatcagtgatgtTCCCATATTCTTTGTGAAATTTATAATATCTATCCGACTCCCGATTTCGGGGTCCTTGCTTGATCCCCGGAGGTCTCTGGGTGAGTTGCCTATCAtcacaaattttgagaacactggTTTTGCTCGTGCGTGAGGGAGTGAAAGAAGTGAATTTTCCCAGCAGCGCAGGAAGATTGTCCGACCTTTGAGGTGGTGTTCAGAGGTTTGACATTTTTCGGGCTCTTAGGCCGTTCTTTCTTCGCGTTCATTTTCTAGGCGTGTATTTCCTCCATATTCACGTATTTTCAGCACGAGCGAGTAATTACTCATAAGTGACAGGCGActtcataattaaatatttaagaaAATCCTCCATAATGAGCCTTTGAATAAAAGAACTGATGAGTAAATCAGTCGTGGCCGTCGGAACTTCGAGGGCCAAGACACTGAACCTCCGTATATAGGCTCGTAAATTCTCTTGCTCCCGTTGTTTAACCACAAAAAGGCTGAAAGTAGTAGTAGGATGTTTTTTGCTGCTGGCAAAGTGCTGAAGGAAATATTTACTAAATTCCTTGAATTCATGGATCTCTTTCGGATGGAGAAGATGGAACTACTGCTGAGCTCGCCTTACCAAACTGGTGAGGAAGACCCGACGGTACTTAATCGGGTCGGAATATTTATGCAACACGACAGGTTCTCGAAGCAAGATAGATGCTCCTCCGGATCCCCTTTTCCATCGTATTCCCCTACATGTGGAAGCTTGAAATTCTTGGGGAGTTCCGCCTCCAGTTTCTCAAGGGAAAAAGGGACATTCCGAGTAGTCGTTGCTAGATATCCGGACTGCTTTTTCTTCAAAAGCTCCATATCCTTCAGTCTTTTGATCTCCTCCAACTGTGCGTCTTGGTTGGGGGGAGATGGGTTGGCCCTCCCCCTATCTGCTAGAACCCTTTAAATAGAGGCAACAACCAACTGATTAAGCATTACCGGATCGACGGGTGGATTTACACCTTTTTCTTCAACCATCtcaactttttcttcttcaatttcccACAGAAGACGCCACTTGATgcgttcaaaaatttcacatcaAATAAATTACCTTGAATCGATAATCAACGAACCAATTTTTTCAATTAACAAAGACGAATGATCCCAAAATATTTCTGTGTATCAAAGAAAACATGTGAGATGACTTCGCCCGAAGGCGAAGCAACTCCGACACTCAAGTCAGTAGGGGATTCAATATGAAAGATATTGAAAAGATGTATGGAAAGTGCGTAAAAACGTATAAAAGAACATTTAGAAATATATAAAAGAGCGTGTAACATCGTATGAAAGACTTGTAGAAAAAGTACCGTGATAAGGTTTTGATACCTCTTATTTATAGGAATAGAGTCTCAATCCATATCGAATTTTTAATGTATCAACCAACTAAATCCATGCATATCCatgtaatattttaatatatctctaaaatataaataaagatatatatgataatatttttatcttatcatcaaaatcaatcaCTTAAATTCAATcacttaaatatatatatatatatatatatatatatatatatatatatatatatatatatatatagagttcttttatggtgcccaataCTATATGACCACTTCAtttccaccatgtacaatagatgagttgaccggtataatagatgagttgacttgtacatgatgGACATGAAGTagacatatagtgttgggcaccataaaagaactctatatatatatatatatataacatatataggatatataattaaggaaaaataaattatttagtcCAGTAATTTTACCTtatttgggttttggtccattaactttttggatgtgggttttggtacactaactttgcatttgcagtgttttttggtcaaactgcatacgtgtcagcttttgattggtccacgtcattattttggaccaatcagaaattgacatgtatgcagttggaccaaaaaccactgaaaatgcaaagttagtgtaccaaaaacCACATtcgaaaagttaatggaccaaaaccaaaatatgaacaagttaatggaccaaaaaaattattttccttatAATTAAAGTCTAAGCTTCACCGCCGCTATTATTTGTGCTCGTTTTTTTGCTTTTCTTTTCCCAAAATTTTGAAGTCCTTGCTAATTACGTACCGGAATACTCCAATCTACGTTAACGTCCTTCCCCCAAAAGTCCATAAATAGCCAATTATGCTTACTTTTTGGCAATATGGAATTAATATAAGTTAAAATTCTCGAATTTGTGGGGCTACAGTGCCGTATATGTTCTCCCTAGCTACCCATtgatcgttttttttttttttattaacctAGTACATCACGATGAATCAATTGTAGGTGAGGTCCTATGGAGTGCCTTAATATAGATTTAAAGGTTGAGATATCAATATATATGTTGatcatattattttttcagtgaatctcacaaatattgataaaaatttttacctttaaacACATCATTGAGATACTGCTTTTATCCGCTAACTAGATATTATCGCTTTAGTACAAAAAAAGTTTATTGCTTCATTAATTCTACCTTTGAATTTTCATATATAACACGTACCTATCGCATCACATCACCATATAAATACTTAATGTGCAgcacatacatgcatgaaatTATACGCTTCATTATTTGTATCAATCAATTTTGAGACCATGACAGCCAAAGTCATAtttaatcaaaacaaaaataaattactaGTCACATTCAAATGCATGTGCGAAATagctaattatatatatatttataaatatatatatatatatatagttttgatataCTGCACACCTCTCGTGTCCACCTCCATGACCATCTATGAGGTGAcaatcatccaatggatgagatgaatcatatacaaatggttcatccaatggatgagtgccacctcataggtgggcatggaggtgggcacgggaggtgggcagcatagcaaaactctatatatatatatatatatatatatatatatatatatatatatatatatatatataatatgcacATCAGCACATGACTAATCAATAGCCTATATAttgtatttctttttcttttaatcatgaaaatttaattatctaCAAAACAAATTCTTATTCTTTCCAAACGGCCTATGCTAATAAGTAATAACTTACGGTGTTTCCTTTTAAATTGTATAAATGTTTTTCATGCCTATATTTTATGTACACAAATTATCTCATCACTCAAACCAAGTGCTATATATCTTTATTCTGATAAACTTAAAACCTTTTAATTCCAATATTTCTAGTCAATATCTAAAGCTTTTCACTTAGATTTAGTCCTTTACACTTCTCATCTACCAAGACAAATGTCATTTTCAAACAATATGCATGCATTATGGTAAATGCGTCTTGTATACATGTCCATTGAGTTCACCCATGTATAGTGTAAAAACTAAAAAGTAGACCTAGAATTTCTCCTTGATTTAATCTTGCTATCTTTATTGGAAACTATATATTCGATTATGTGGGGTGAAAGACGTACAGTACAAAATTATATATGAAGGATTAATGTTTATCTAAAAACAAGTGCTTTTCAAATATGGGCAGGCCAACATTTTACCAGATATATAATTCAGGTTGCATTTGATTTGCAGTGATTCATATATTTTCATTCAAACACAAATCTTTGGACCTGTTATGCCATTTGAATTTTCAAATCATAACTTGTAACACATGCGAGATGTGATATCAGCTGTCTGCCTGGCTGTCTGTCTGTCTGTCTGTCTGTCTGCCTACGTACGATGATCATAAATTTATTCATACATGTCTATTCTTTTTCATACCTCTTCTAACTGTATTAAACGAATATCGATCCGAAACATAAAATCCCTAGTTCTATGGaattaatgatttaaaaaaaataaaagaatatcgATCGAGTCAATGAGAAATCAATTATGAAAGCTCATGAAAGCACAAGGCATGCATGCATTAATGCCGGGAATTAATATGTTTGATGTCCCTAAAAAATATACGGGTCtaacccgacccgagcccaataatccatatttttggaaataCACTTTGGGGCCCATTTagtcttattttatgagaagccTAGTCTGAAATGGCCCTGGTAGGGAATAAGATCGTAATCATGAATACATGGGCTTGAACCCTAACTGGTATGGTTGTcgcccgacccgagcccaagaAGGGTCCAATATCTGGAACCTTCCACTACTCTCGAGCACATAAAGATCATCAACAGATAAGGATAATATCTTATGAAtccaatatttgatattatcttCAAATTGATATTAGAATCCTACTTGGTCAGGGCTCTTACCCGAGTAGAGTCCTGCTCTAACACATGTTCTACCTTGACAAGGTAACCTACCCCTCCAaacccctataaatacaggtatggttCATGATTTATTCATTCATCTCTTATATTCACTTCTTGCTCACACACTCACGCACTCATATTCTCTTGTTCTTCCTTATAGTCACGCTCTTTTACTttcgagcactgacttaggcatcggaggggtcacgccgaaaacactttcggcgcccccTAACTTGGCTTTTGTCTGTGCAGTGCACGTgagacccgacccgacccgttTTGTGGAGGATTTGGAGATTcgctctaccagaccgaacccggaggaaaaaatcgacatcatcaattggcgccgtctgtgggaatttgaagaaaaagagttgAGATGGCTGATGCAAATGGAGTCAACGAAGAAATAAATCAACTTATCACTGCTGCTGTCGAAAGAGCTATGGCTGCAAGGGCGAAAACCAATCCCCCTTCCCCACCACCAGGTCAGAACGCGCAGTTAGAGGAAATCAGAAAACTGAAGGAGGAGATGGAGCTCTTGAAGAAGAAACAATCCGGATACCTAGCCACACCAGTGCGGAATATTTCCTTCTCTCCTGAAATATTGGAGTCCGAACTCCCCAAAAACTTTAAATTTCCGCATATTGGGGAATATGATGGGAAAGGGGACCCGGATGAGCATCTGTCCCGTTTTGATAATGCGGCGTTTTTGCACAAATATTCTGACCCGATCAAGTGTCGGGTCTTTCTCAATACTTTGATAGGACCGGCTCAACAATGGTTCAACTTATTACGCCAAGGAGATATCAAGGAGTTCAAGGATTTCAGCAAGGCCTTCCTACACCACTTTGCTAGTAGCAAAAAACACCCTACGACTACTCTTAGTCTTTTTGCTATCAAACAGCAAGGTCAAGAAGATTTGCGAGTATATGTTCGTCGATTTAGTGCCTTGGCCCTGGAAGTACCTACTGCCACCACTGACCTGCTTATCAGTGCCTTTACCCAAGGACTTGCTACAGGGGATTTTCTTAAATCCCTGATCAAAAAACCGCCATCTACCTACAATGAAGTGCTTGCTCGGGCCAAAAAATATGTGAATCTAGAGGAGGTACAAGTTTCCCGTATGAATAATGGGATGGACAGGCCACC
It encodes:
- the LOC140889985 gene encoding uncharacterized protein, producing the protein MIIFPWDDETNISIKLDFRTFNNEAEYEAFLLGLKAARNLGIFGVVLYSDSQLAIHQRNGKFEVKGKRMLRYDRELEKVKDEFAELTMDLIPHTDNGKTDHLARLASALGECPDPMFLGRELISQLEILDDIIAEVLEKD